The DNA region cttagagagaccctgccttaaaataaaataaaaataaaaagggttggggatgtagttcagtggtaaatttcccctaggttaaatcccctgtaccaaaaagagtaaaagaaaaagaaagccagcCCTCTCTACCCCTACACTTGTGGCCCTTTTCCTGTCCTGCTCTAGCTCCGCCCACTTCTTCCGACTCCACCCCTTTTCCTCAAGGCCGTGCTACCTAGCCAGAGCCCAGCGGGCTGGGACCCCCTGCCAGGCTCCGCCTCTATGGCCCACCCCTTTCAGCCTGGTTCCACCCCCTGGGTTGTAGGCAGCCTCTAGAGCCCAGCCGGAGCTGGGCCCAACACGTGACACAACAcagtaatcccaggggctcaggaggctgaggcaggaggcttgcaagttcaaacccGCCTCACCAACATAGCGAGGCCCtaggtaatttagtgagatcctgtctcaaaataaaaaataaaaagggctggggatgtggctcagtggttcagtgctcctgggttcaatcctgggtacaaaaaaaaaaaaaaaaaaaaaaaacagagcccaGGCCCCACATCTTCTTCCAAAGTCAGGGCTTTTATTAGGGTCCATTATCCCATATTACCCTGACCTTGTCTCTGCCTAAGTCGGTACCTCTCTCATCTCAGACTCTACTGCCTCCAGCTGTGACCCCAGATGCTAAAGCCTGACCCACTTCTTGAGAGCAAGTCCCCTCCCAATAGCCCAGGTCTCGGCCCCTACAGTCCAGATTTTGCCCTTGAGGTTGTCCAGGGCTCCTGAACCCAATTTTACCCTCCTCTGATCTCACCCACTGAGCTCTAGCCAATCCTCAGAATCTCTGAGGTCCAGAGTTGGGCAAGTCCAGGACCCAAGCCCCAGCTCTGTCCCTGTGTCTGAGCCACTTAGGTCCATTTCTgtggccctgcccctgcccctaaagccccagcccctcaacataATCTCTGAGGTCAGACATCCCCTGGCCGTCCAGCCTCTGGAGTCGAAGCCCCATCTTCTGCATCTAAGCTCCAGCCCACGCCCACGCCCCACGCCTGAGCCCAGCTTCCCCCCATCTTCTGCCCACAGAGCCTATTCTTGCAAATAATGTTTCCTGTGACAACCCCCCCACTGCCGAGTCCTCTGGGAGCAACCAGTTCCTCGCAGCTGAGGACGGGGAGGACTCCCGGTCGGGTGACATCAGCAGCCGCATAGTGAATGGGTCAGACTGCGAGAAGGACACTCAGCCGTGGCAGGGCGCGCTGCTGCTGGGGCCCAACAAGCTCTACTGCGGGGCCGTGCTGGTGAACCCGCAGTGGCTGCTCACCGCTGCCCACTGCAGGAAGCCGTGAGTGGGGCTGGAcgggaggaagggcagggaggtgaggggaagggagCGGGTCAGGGAGCAGGTGGAGGCAGAGTTGGGGACAGGATAAAAGAGAGCTGGGGAGAACAGGGTGGGGTGTGTGTTGCAGATGTGTTGGATTTGGAGCTAGGGGTGTGTGTGTAATGGTTTGGGATAGAGAGGGGGATTAGGATTGGCTTTTAAATTGGGGCGGGGTTGGGGTTGAGAATGAAGATGAAGCTGGGCTGGGAGCAACGGCGGGGTTGGGATTGGAAATAGAAGTGGCTTGAAGATGGGATGGGATTAGAGTTGGAAAAGGGATTGCAGATGACTGGATTTGGAGTTGGGtggttgggtttgggtttgggaatGCAAGTGTGGATGAATTGGGGATGGGTaaaggattagggctggggttacagctGGGTTGGGGGTTGGAGATGGATCCCCTTTAGGATTGGCTAATACACTGATGGTCTGGGAGGGAGATGGAATTAAAGTCAGCTCTGGAACTGGGGGTCAGGTAGGTATTGGGATGCAGTGGGAATGAGATGGCTCTGAGGTGGGTGTGGATGTGGAATAGGGGTAGCCTTGAGGGTGCAGTTGGGATTAGAGTACAGGGTTGGGGACACTGGATTTGGGGTTGGGAATGCACACTAATGGCTTCTGGGTGGGGAAAGGCTCAGGACTGGGGCTGGGACAGGAATAGGTCTGGAGCTGTGGGCGGGAGGTGGGCCTGCGGTTGGAGACAGATGGAGCTGGGCATCGGGTTGGTGCTGGGGTTGAGGATGCGGTGGAGCAGGGTTAGGAATGGTTTGGGGTTAGGACTGGCATTGGACGTGGGGTATGGATCGCGGCTGGTGATGACCTGCACCGTCCTGCTCAGAGTCTTCAGAGTTCGTCTCGGCCACCACTCCATGTCCCCTGTCTATGAATCTGGGCAGCAGATGTTCCAGGGAATCAAGTCCATCCCCCACCCTGGCTACTCCCACCCTGGCCACTCCAACGATCTTATGCTCATCAAACTAAACCGAAAGATCCGTAGCACGAATGCAGTCAAGCCCATCAAAATAGCCTCCACCTGCCCGTCGGCCGGCACCAGGTGCATGGTGTCTGGCTGGGGAACCACCAGCAACAAACAACGTGAGTGTGGCTTCCTCCTGACCCCTGCCCGTCTCCCCCCTCAGTGTCTTTCTCTGCCTCTCACTGCCTTCCTGTTTGACAGATGACTTCCCCAAGGTCCTCCAGTGCCTGAACATCACCGTGCTCAGTGACGAGAGGTGCAAGAAGGCCTACCCGAGACAGATAGACGAAACCATGTTCTGTGCCGGCGACGAGGCGGGCAGAGACTCCTGCCAGGTGAGGACCAGAGGCTTCTCCCTGTATTCGCAGATACACAGAGTGCCATTTAGGCCACCAGGTACCTGCTAAGTGGGAGTCCAGGGTGACCCAGACAGTTAAAGCCCTGTTCTCACCGAGCTCCCACCTGGAGCCATGCCGTCCTGTAGAAATACAGCAGCAGCCACACGCATCATTTCAGAGTTCCCAGtagccacatttttaaaagtaaaaaagaaacaggtgaaattaacATCAATAgcatattttacttaatatatccCAAATAATAACATCACTTCCAAATGTAACTAATCTAAGACAATCATGAACGAGGTAGTTTACCTCCTGCTTTTCCCTTTCTCGTTATGTCTTTGAAGGCCGAGGTGTATTTTACGGAGCACATCTCAGTTCGGTAGGCGTGTTTTGGGGGCTCAATAACCATGCAGGGTTGCACAGGTCTAGGAGGAGAGATGGAGGCTGCTGAGGTTGGCAGGTTGGGCACTGCATAAAGATGCCACACCAAGGACAGGGGGCTGTCCTTCACATAGTAGTCATCAAAGTTCTATTGGGGCAATTTTCAGGCATGGGGCCGGTTAATGTCTTGTTCCAACAATATCTATAAAATGACAGTTTTCCAAAAAACGTGAGCAGAAACTGAGTGACTCCAAGAAGCCAGATTCACAAAGGTGAAGGGGACAGAAGAGGCATGTGCAAACGTCCTCGGGCAGGGAGGGGTTTGGCTGATTCACAGAAGGAAAGAGACCAGTGTTCCCAGGGAAGGAGGGCGGGGGTCGCAGGAAGGGAGGCTGGAGAGGTGGTCAGGGGCAACCTTCATCAAATATCTCTCCATGGCTAACCCAAAGCTCCCTGTGTTCTCTTCAAAGCTTTGTCATTAAGACAGACAGAAATCAGAATCCCACTGGTAACGCAGGCTCCTCCGTAGAGCAGGCTTCCAAAGCTCCTGCAGCCCTGGAAGGACGTTTGTTTCCTTGGTGCTTTGGTGGTCAGTGAGCTGTGGACCCAGGCAGCCCTACGGCCCCTCCCACAGCTGCACGGGGACCCCGGGTTACACAGGCCTGGTGATCACACCACTGTCCCTGTCTCCCAGACCAAACTGTCCTCAGTGAACCCTGTATGCATCTGGatgtggggtgggatgggggatcagatgggggtggggggacttttATCAGAGAAAGAAAGCACATCTAGTTGGAATTCGGCATTTCCAACCACGGAACCCTTTAGTAGCCAGGCtcctattttgtttttccagaCCTCGGGGCGTGTGGTCTGAGTGTGGCCACAAAATGCTACGagcaagaaataataacaaactaTGAGACTCGTGCTAATAGTATAATAGCCGCAGCAGCTGACTAATCAGCGTCTTAAGTTGTTTACTCACATCCACGAATTCACTCACGTAGCCATTATCATCAGGCTTATTTTATGGACAAGCAGCCAAGGATCAGAGCAGTTAACTAACGGCCTCTCCAAAAGATCCACGCGGGGATTTCAATGAAAATCAACGAGCAGCCAAAGCACCGGCAAGTGGAACTTGTGGGTGTCCAGGCTGGCTCTGCCCAACACTGTCCCTCCCTGCCAGACTTCAGGCGCCTTCCTAGCCCACACCAGGACTGTCTGGTTATTCAGATTTTGCATAAACACAAATAAGAAATGACAGGGAAGATCAGTGAATGTCGTCACAAGAGGTAATTACAGGGAAGTTCGGGGGATTAATTCAGATGGGCAACACAAATGAGTCCAAGGGAGTGGTGCTCTGGCGGGGGTGACTGTCCCCCAGGGAACATGTGGCAACGCCTGGAGACATTTCTGGTTGTCACAACTGCGTGGAGGAAGCATGTCACTGGCATCGAGTGGGCGGAGCGGAGGCCGCTGCTGAGTGTCCTCCCACTCAGGCCAGCCCACAGCGTGGAGTTAAGGCAGCCCGCACGTCGCCAGTGCCTCGGTCAGGAAGCCCTGGCCCAGAGGTGGGGAGCTGTGCTTTTGCAGAAGTGAAATCTAGGCACAGTATGGATTGGTGTCAAGGACGAGCAAGGAGGGAGGAGTGTTGGGCAGGAGACGTCAGGCTTGCAAAGGCTGGCGAGGGGAGTGACCCAGAGACACGTGGGGGAGATGGGACACAGCCAAGGTGCTGTGAGGACAGTCCCAGCCCTGGGGAATGAGatgtgggggtgctggggagaggggagaatgGAGTTTCTAAAAGCTGGACTTGGGGAAAAACATTACTAACCTCTCCTTGGCCGGTTGGCGCTTTTACCTGGGTCTCCATCTCCATCTGTCTCCGGTGCCCTCATATTGACTTTCCGCCTGTGCATGCTCTTCGAATCTGCGTATGGCTCTGGGGCTCTCGTGTCCCCCTCCCGACACCTCTCCCATCTCTGCCTCCCTTTCTGCCCCACAGGGTGATTCTGGGGGACCTGTGGTCTGTGACGGCGTCCTGCAGGGGCTCGTGTCCTGGGGAGATTACCCCTGTGCCCAGCCCAACAGGCCTGGTGTCTACACCAAGCTCTGCCAGTTCACCAAATGGATTGAGGACACCATCAAGTGCAACTCCTGAGCCACCCAGGATGGGGGCCTCACCCACCTGCTGCAGGAACCCCACGCTTCCTCCAAAACCCTTTTCCTTCCTCGAAGTGCTGATGCTGTGACCctctccagcccccaccccactgtCCCCTGGGATCAGTGTCCCCTTCACCCAACAGGCAACCGGTCCCGTCTTTCTGGGGACCATTCTCAGCACGACCAAGGCTGAGACTGCTGCTCAGTCTCCCAGCGCTTTCATCCCCAAGCCCGGGGTCCATCCGTCTCTGCAGCCGTGACCCAAATTTAGTCCTCGAAATAAAACATCTGAGGAGAAGTGGCGTCTGCGTGCATCTGGGCAGCTGGGGACAAGTTCTCCCTCAGCTGCTGAGTGTGCTCTATGAGGTCATCTGCCTACCAGACAGAGTCACCCAAGCTACAAATATTGATCTAGTGACTGCTTTTGGCCAAAACTTGTTCcaggtgctgggggctggggacacagctacagaaaaaaaaaaaaatcctacctcACAGAGTTTCTAGTAGCAGAAATAAAAGGATGGGTAAATACATACATCCGCCTGCAATAGTTACGTGAGCAACGTAATGACGTAATGACGATGAGAGCAGAGCGTGAGGAAGGAGATGGGCGTGTTGGGGTCTGGAGCTCCTTGGACACtccatgggggagggggagagaggcgTGTTTGGTCTCCCAAATATGTCCTCATCCTAATTTCCGGAACCCATGAATGATACCTGATTCCCCAACTTACAaggattctacttttttttttctttttcactttacaGTGGTTTAAAACCAATGTGCATTTTATAGGACTCATACCTCAAATTTTGGATTTGTGTCCCTCTCCCGGCTGGCAGTCTGATTCTCCTTATGGTGTGACCTTGAATGCTCCTAAGGCTCCCGCGCTGCAGCCTGGGGCCCCTTCTGAAGGTGctgttgggaggctgagacctTGAGGAGGTGGGGTCTGGTGGAAGGCAgtggggtgtgtccttgaaggggacacTAGAATGTGCCCCTCCTGTCCCTCAGTTTCCTCCTGCATGATGCTGTGCCTCCCCGTAGGCCCAGAAGTGTCGGGGCCAACAAAACATGAGccacaataaacttttcctcttttttaagcTGCTTCTCTtgtgttttgtcacagcaacagaaagccaACTAATACGGGTACTGTCTTGTGATGTCGGGAGGCGCAGCTAGCCACAGCTCCCCCGGCCATGGAATCTGAGGAGAAACAACAATAGCCCTTTGGTGTGGCAGAGCGATGGTGTCTGATAGGCTAGGTATATTAggtgcattttttatttatgacattttcaatgtgcaaagggtttattgggccCCAACCCCATGGGAAGTCGAGCAGCATCTGTACAGCTAAAGGACATTGCAGATGTGGGCCTGAGAGGGGCCTGAGATGGGGAGATGATCCTGGGTTACCCTGGTGGACCCTGTttaatcacaagggtccttagAGAGGGAAGCAGGAAGTGCAGAATGAGTTGAGCGAGACTGGAAGATGCCACGCTGATGGATTTGAAAGTGGAGTGGGGCGGGGCTTGGGAATGGGAGTAGGATCTAGAAGCTGATAGCACCGGATTGGATCCTGCTGGAGCCCCCATGAGAAGCCAGCCCTGCCCAGGCCTTGATTTCTGCCCAGTGGGACCCATTTGGGGCTTCTGAGCACCAGGGCTGTAGAACAGtaaatctgtgttgttttaagccccTAAATCCGTGGTGACTTgtcacagcagccacaggaagctCCTACAAGGGGCCTCTCTGAGATGGGGCATTTGAGCTGTAACCCGCAGGTTGAAAAGGAACGTCCAGGGCAGTGGCATTTCACACAGAGAGAAGGACAAATGAAAGACCGGAC from Marmota flaviventris isolate mMarFla1 chromosome 18, mMarFla1.hap1, whole genome shotgun sequence includes:
- the Klk5 gene encoding kallikrein-5 → MATAGPPWMWTLGTLISALILSITEPILANNVSCDNPPTAESSGSNQFLAAEDGEDSRSGDISSRIVNGSDCEKDTQPWQGALLLGPNKLYCGAVLVNPQWLLTAAHCRKPVFRVRLGHHSMSPVYESGQQMFQGIKSIPHPGYSHPGHSNDLMLIKLNRKIRSTNAVKPIKIASTCPSAGTRCMVSGWGTTSNKQHDFPKVLQCLNITVLSDERCKKAYPRQIDETMFCAGDEAGRDSCQGDSGGPVVCDGVLQGLVSWGDYPCAQPNRPGVYTKLCQFTKWIEDTIKCNS